One Paenibacillus sp. SYP-B4298 genomic window, GCGGGGGATATTCGGTTGTCTGCTGAACTGAGCGGCCTCGCCCCTGGTCGGCATACGGTCGCGCTGGAGGTGACGCTGCCTGCATATGTCGAGCTGGAGGAGCCGAGGCTGACGGCGGTCGTAGACATCATCGAGAGCCGTGAGACGGTCGCGCCGCCTGATGAACGCGCTGAAGACTCGCCAACGCAGGAGGCTGGTCCTGATAACAATGCTTCCAATTCGGGAGGAACCGGAACAAGCAGCGGAGGCAAGTCCGGGAATAGCAGTAATGGTTCATCAAACAGCGGAGCCACTAATAGCGGAAGTAGTAATAATAGCGGCTCCAGCCACAGCGGCTCGAACAGTCATGGCGCTACGGATAGCGACGAGGAGGCTGGAGGCAGCGATGCGACCGGGGAGTCTACCGGGGCTAACAATGCCGGCAATGGCACAGCAAGCAATGTGACCAGGAGGATCGGCGGCTAGCTGCGATCACTGGACGATGAGTGAAAGCAGGTGGATATTGGGCGGGATAAGGAAGAGGAAGTTCGCCTGATTGCTGTGCGGACTGACTGCTGCGAGGCAAGCCGACACAACGGTCAGTGTGCTGCCGAATTCGCTGCCTGATTTTACCGCTTAGATGCAGCTTTGTAATTGCGGTGTAGTGCAACATATAGGGAGAGGCATTCGTTAAATTGTAGAGATGTAGAGATGTAGAGATGTAGAGATGTAGAGAGATGTAGAGAAAGAGAGAACCAAGCCTGGAGTGCAGTTCATGACACCTTCGTGTTTATAGACCAATGCATGGAATGGGAAAAATGCAACCTAGTTGTGATATAACGTTCAAAGGGGATAGTACGACATGGGGAAATATTTCGGAACTGACGGTGTAAGAGGCGTGGCGAATCGGGAGCTTACACCTGAACTGGCTTACAAAATCGGACGCTGCGGCGGGTATGTGCTTGCCGGGCAAGCGGAGAAGCCTAAGGTGGTCATTGGCCTCGATACACGTATCTCAGGCCCAATGCTGGAGGCGGCGCTGATCGCGGGATTGCTGTCGATCGGGGCGAGCGTTATTCGGCTTGGTGTCGTGTCTACGCCGGCGGTTGCGTACTTGACCCGCAAGCTGGGTGCGGATGCCGGGGTAATGATCTCGGCTTCCCATAACCCTGTAGAGGATAATGGCATTAAGTTTTTCGGGGGCGATGGCTTCAAGCTGTCTGACGACACAGAGCTTGCGATTGAGCAGTTAATGGATGCGGTGCAAGATGAGCTGCCTCGTCCAGAAGGTGGAGCCATTGGTACGGTGACGGTGTTGGAGGATGCCAAGGAGCAGTATGTCCAGTTTCTCAAGACGACTGTGAAGCATTCATTCGGCGGCGTCAAGATCGTGCTGGATTGCGCACACGGCTCGGCCTATGAGCTTGCACCGGCAGTATTCCGTCAATTGGGCGCGGAAGTGATAACGGTAGGCGCGGAGCCGAATGGTCTGAATATCAATGATGGCGTCGGTTCGACGCATCCAGAATATTTGCGGGAGCAGGTGCTGGCGCATCAAGCCGATCTTGGCTTGTCGTTTGATGGTGATGCCGACAGGCTGATCGCCATCGACGAGACGGGTGAAGAGGTGGACGGCGATTATATCTTGACCATCTGCGGCGATGCGATGAAGCGTGCAGGCACATTAAAGGATGATACCATCGTCACGACGGTCATGGCGAATATCGGTTTCTTCAAGGGAGCAGAAGCACTTGGTTTA contains:
- the glmM gene encoding phosphoglucosamine mutase, whose translation is MGKYFGTDGVRGVANRELTPELAYKIGRCGGYVLAGQAEKPKVVIGLDTRISGPMLEAALIAGLLSIGASVIRLGVVSTPAVAYLTRKLGADAGVMISASHNPVEDNGIKFFGGDGFKLSDDTELAIEQLMDAVQDELPRPEGGAIGTVTVLEDAKEQYVQFLKTTVKHSFGGVKIVLDCAHGSAYELAPAVFRQLGAEVITVGAEPNGLNINDGVGSTHPEYLREQVLAHQADLGLSFDGDADRLIAIDETGEEVDGDYILTICGDAMKRAGTLKDDTIVTTVMANIGFFKGAEALGLNTAQTAVGDRYVMEEMRRGGFNLGGEQSGHVIFLDYNTTGDGILTALQLVDTLVAAGRKLSEAKQLMRKYPQVLVNVRVADKSLYEGNVAIQAAATAVEQELGDNGRVLVRPSGTESLIRVMAEGPDKELVQRYVDQIVDVVRAELG